Proteins from one Telopea speciosissima isolate NSW1024214 ecotype Mountain lineage chromosome 1, Tspe_v1, whole genome shotgun sequence genomic window:
- the LOC122664106 gene encoding abscisic stress-ripening protein 2-like — MSEKKHHSHHFHHHKEEKPAAGEMTKHDYEKQVKHYKHLEHVGKLGAVAAVTVARHEKHMAKKDPENAHKHKIKEEIAATVAVGSIGFAIHEHHQKKDAKKEKESAFGKKHHLF, encoded by the exons ATGTCTGAGAAGAAGCACCACAGCCACCACTTTCACCACCACAAGGAGGAAAAACCCGCCGCCGGAGAAATGACCAAACATGACTATGAGAAACAAGTGAAACACTACAAACACTTGGAGCACGTCGGGAAGCTAGGTGCTGTAGCCGCTGTTACTGTTGCTCGG CATGAGAAGCATATGGCTAAGAAAGATCCAGAGAACGCTCACAAACACAAGATCAAAGAGGAGATTGCAGCAACAGTTGCAGTGGGTAGTATTGGATTTGCCATCCATGAGCACCatcagaagaaagatgccaaaaaagaaaaagaatcagcTTTCGGGAAGAAACACCATCTCTTCTGA
- the LOC122664113 gene encoding abscisic stress-ripening protein 3-like, with protein sequence MPENKHHSHQFHHHKGEKPAGEMSKQDYEKQVKHHKHLEHVGKLGAVAAVTFARHEKHKAKKDPENAHSHKIKEEIAATIAVGSVGFAIHEHHQKKDAKKQKESAFGKKHHLF encoded by the exons ATGCCTGAGAATAAGCACCACAGCCACCAGTTTCACCACCACAAGGGGGAAAAACCCGCCGGAGAAATGAGCAAGCAAGACTATGAGAAACAAGTGAAACACCACAAGCACTTGGAGCACGTCGGCAAGCTAGGTGCTGTAGCCGCTGTTACTTTTGCTCGG CATGAGAAGCATAAGGCTAAGAAAGACCCAGAGAATGCTCACAGCCACAAGATCAAAGAGGAGATTGCAGCAACAATTGCAGTGGGCAGTGTTGGATTTGCCATCCATGAGCACCATCAGAAGAAAGatgctaaaaaacaaaaagaatcagCTTTCGGGAAGAAACACCATCTGTTCTGA